One Companilactobacillus heilongjiangensis genomic window, GATTATCTCTGCTACTGCCATAAAAGCCCACCTATCTGAATTTATTGTCGTTCACTTCCGCCTCCGGTTGTCAGAAATATAGCCTGCTGTAGGAACCGGTGCGAGCCAAAGTCTCACACCTCCACTGCTAGTTATATTTCTGACAACCGGAGGCTATTCTCTATATGTATACTATTTCTTAATCAATTACTTAATAATCCTCATGATTAAAATTACGATATACATGTTTCTTTAATATTATATAAAACACAGGATTCTCTATTTATACTATTGAGTAAGTAAAAAATTACGACCATTACAATCTTAACCTATTAAGATTAACCGCAAATAATAGAAAGCCTCAACTATAACAAAAAACTAGCTGGAGTTTGAGATGGATGGAGTTCTGCAGTGAAAGTGATGTTAGGGCTTTAGCCCTTACATCACTGGACGTATTTTGAGACGCGGTTTTCGGCTCAAAATCGAGGGTCGAGACCTTGGCTCGAGCCGGTCCCACAGCGAACTCCATCCCTCACAATCCCTGGCGGCACAGAAAAAAACCCTCACCAATTATCGAAAATCAGTGAAGGAATAATTTTATTTGTCTTCTTTTTTCTCTTCTTCAACCTTTTCGGCTTCTTTTTCAAGAAGAATTGAATTAGGATCGATTTCAATTTTATCATCGGCAATTTCTTCAAAAGCACGGCCAACGGTTCTTGGTGACTCATAGTGATTCAATAATTCAATATCACCATTTTCTAGTTGGTGCGCACGTTTAGCAGCTAGAACTGCTAGTGAATAACGAGAATCTACTCGATCTAAAAGCTTATCAATTGATGGATAAATAATCATAAATTATCAATCTCCTATTATTTTTTTGTATTGGTCAATTACACGTGGCACTCTCAAGTGTTCACTTCTAATTATACCTTCAATTTTTTCAACTGCATTAGGTATTTTATCATTAACGACGGCATAGTCATAGCTTGTCATCATTTTGATTTCTTTTTTAGCCTTTTCCATACGTTTGTCGATAGTCTTCTCATCGTCTGTTCCACGGTGAGTGATCCGATCGCGCAAACTTGTCAAATCAGGTGGTGTTAGGAAAAGAAATACGCCATCAGGCATCTTTTCACGGACTTGCATCGCACCGTTGACTTCGATCTCTAACAATACATCAATTCCGGCATCAAGCTTTTGATTAACATATTTTAAAGGTGTTCCATAGTAATGATCGACGTACTTAGCATATTCAAGCATGCCACCATTCTTTATTTCCTCTTCAAATTCTTCATTGGTACGGAAATAATAATCGACTCCATCGACTTCACCAGGACGCATTTGACGTGTAGTCATCGAAACAGAATAATCAAATTTAATTGATGAATTCTTCAACATCGCTTTTCTAACAGTTCCTTTACCAACACCTGAAGGACCTGATAAAACGATCAACATTCCCCTTTTTGACATAATTAAGTTATCCCTACTATCTATATAATATGATATCTATAATGCAATAAAATCACATGTTTTTCAAGGTTTTGACTGAGGTCAAGATAAAATTTTATTAAGAAAAACAAAAATAGAGTTGCTCTTTCGAACACAGGTTCGTATAATGTAAGTACAAACAAGTGTTCGGGGGCTTAAACATGCAAGCTAGACAATTACGTAATCATTTCACTACAAATTTAATCAACAATACCACTAATTTTATTAATAATAATTTTGATTTCAACCTTCAAGTCGAAACAAAACCTCAAGTAAAACAGATGCCTTTAATGCAACTAGAACTTTTCGCAGAACAAAGTTTTCGTAATAAATACTCTGTCGTTATTACAATGTTAAACGACAAGCAGCTTCAAGGCAAATTTATTTCACAAGTTAATGAAAATAAATACGTTTTCAAGATGAATTCAGCACTCTTTGAAATCGTCATGCTAAACCAAATTAAATCAATTAACTTAGTCTAAACGTTTCTGTTCGCCTTGGGCTAATTCCAACAATTCTTGGGCATGTTGTCGTGTCAAATCGGTAACCTTTGTCCCAGCTAACATTAATGATATTGCATCAACTCTTTGGAGATCGTTAAGTAATGAAACTCGTGTTTCAGTTTTGTCCTTAACGGTCTCTTT contains:
- the rpoZ gene encoding DNA-directed RNA polymerase subunit omega, encoding MIIYPSIDKLLDRVDSRYSLAVLAAKRAHQLENGDIELLNHYESPRTVGRAFEEIADDKIEIDPNSILLEKEAEKVEEEKKEDK
- the gmk gene encoding guanylate kinase translates to MSKRGMLIVLSGPSGVGKGTVRKAMLKNSSIKFDYSVSMTTRQMRPGEVDGVDYYFRTNEEFEEEIKNGGMLEYAKYVDHYYGTPLKYVNQKLDAGIDVLLEIEVNGAMQVREKMPDGVFLFLTPPDLTSLRDRITHRGTDDEKTIDKRMEKAKKEIKMMTSYDYAVVNDKIPNAVEKIEGIIRSEHLRVPRVIDQYKKIIGD